In Oncorhynchus nerka isolate Pitt River linkage group LG26, Oner_Uvic_2.0, whole genome shotgun sequence, one DNA window encodes the following:
- the camsap3 gene encoding LOW QUALITY PROTEIN: calmodulin-regulated spectrin-associated protein 3 (The sequence of the model RefSeq protein was modified relative to this genomic sequence to represent the inferred CDS: inserted 2 bases in 2 codons; deleted 2 bases in 1 codon), with amino-acid sequence MVDSNATRKTFVVPDIKPLDLYDCTRAKICASVGWVLAKSYANAEHVPVELREPFYCDQYEQEHLKPPVTRLLLSSELYCRTYGLLQADQVGSGAPKDNATLLQLLANRGVTPKDQDVPVTDADLRHKPIKMSAHLAVMDALMSVGAMETVSAVRMSGAATGEELLGGVGGASWENTLLHWVNGLNQRLREQTEGAQGDPSQDSTEPQPVQPSCPTRWYWKLVPIRYRKDKMLSKQKPTFPVVTEVKDLSNGCAIAAVVHYYCPGLLQLEDVCMKESMAVEDSLYNLQLIREFCDSCLKSCCPLVLEDLLYSPQELQINMMSFLAELLGWFEVRRPEFVQPLNTTDASAPLKPTSLSNNSGSPSIFKKPFLPISSPVSPGPAPVSLTQSASMSHVERAGRTWTKKPFSRPLSSAVSFSIPFGLDSDVDVVMGGAITRSVSSDNVAPGQTITRVPYTPPEDLSHLLSKPPAPPGSHRGSWATQSSSVVPMLLKENGLGEGDGDGELPTIEEALQIIHNEDKMEPRLHPDGAADGFFLHSPDDPASTRRNGRAAHSSHPPNPIPLSCSAPSRSGMMYHPHLPMGGKTQAPREQASSTPFSRTRHTSEGSRDDDSVLRDGSVDSDASEDLLLLPNAQSTPATPAVHTRSCGGGTDAPDSGVRMTSFAERKKKPSTVGVSPNSSSEPVAPAATAPMTSWVVQPQKSTEESPSKSPGLTTEMSELGARLDEKRKAIEAQKKRIEAIFAKHRQRLGKSAFLQLKKEQGVGEREEEEEEEGGQVSTSSTEEDLRGLTLEERLARMEDEEQQEVQQQEKRRLSLEQEGNIKPSSHLDNKQASLPRREKGAGAAGPGGEQVGVVARQPAPLGDYNNAVSKLNAALSSLQSDMQRLSEQQNQLIRKKPAAPAGNKSWVIPPSLKSSAPPPTRMSRASTPRDLASASSSPSSSRRNAASPARTSKSPQVQRRAQSVPPKSPKHQATHYHHARPQDLKVPGLSRVLXPPQNVDTIPHLRRAXPWQCRDQNSSTFNISSAPSPASTPIPSPAPTPTPGPSLALDDNMSDAGSNEDQSIFSMDLDTATSQASGRKEQGGGGSSGAPSECSFESDVPAAGVFNGKRSSLIEISLSALCGDEDDLSVMDDSMSDVTEPEMKGGVGFFFKDDKVRPEDEMAQRKAALMEKQRKRAEEMKRRRLEQEEKREKEHAIRPEWFNIEGWGDKCGGSGEDRPRTPGSPPSESTTQRRDTFTRQEYERRQQLKIMEDLDKVLRQKPTTVRGVKKQRPKTMFRDDSVLSRSPAKGFMGSKLNKVYSHSTMNLSSMANDTGNSGTLTVRKSPSRSHSPSRLMSPGRIANQNGEKDWENASTASSPASIPEYTGPKLYKEPSFKSNKFIIHNAISRCCLAGKVNEPQKNKIVEEMEKCQANHFLILFRDSSCQFRAVYTMNPETEEMVRLTGIGPRVISPAMVESIYKYSSDRKQFTTIPSKTMSMSVDAFTIPGHLWQSKRPGTPKKLGTPK; translated from the exons AGTGCCCACCTGGCGGTGATGGATGCCCTGATGTCGGTGGGCGCCATGGAGACGGTGAGCGCAGTGAGGATGTCCGGTGCGGCGACAGGGGAAGAGCTTCTGGGTGGAGTGGGAGGAGCCAGCTGGGAGAACACCCTGCTCCACTGGGTGAATGGG TTGAATCAGAGGCTGAGAGAGCAAACAGAGGGTGCACAGGGTGACCCGTCTCAGGACAGCACAGAGCCACAGCCTGTCCAGCCTTCT TGTCCCACTCGCTGGTACTGGAAACTTGTCCCT ATCCGCTACAGAAAGGACAAGATGCTGTCTAAGCAGAAGCCTACATTTCCGGTGGTGACTGAAGTCAAAGACCTCTCCAACGGTTGTGCCATCGCTGCTGTTGTACACTACTACTGCCCCGGCCTGTTGCAGCTAGAGG ATGTGTGTATGAAGGAGTCCATGGCGGTGGAAGACAGCCTGTACAACCTGCAGCTGATCCGAGAGTTCTGTGACAGCTGTCTGAAGAGCTGCTGCCCCCTAGTGTTGGAGGACCTGCTCTACTCCCCACAGGAGCTCCAG ATCAACATGATGAGTTTCCTAGCGGAGCTGCTGGGTTGGTTCGAGGTACGGAGGCCGGAGTTTGTTCAGCCACTGAACACCACTG ATGCTTCTGCACCGCTCAAGCCAACCAGTTTGAGCAATAACAG CGGCTCTCCTTCCATCTTCAAGAAGCCATTCCTGCCCATCTCCTCACCAGTGTCGCCAGGGCCTGCGCCAG TGTCTCTGACTCAGTCTGCCTCCATGTCTCATGTAGAGAGAGCTGGGAGAACATGGACCAAGAAGCCTTTCAG TCGTCCCCTGTCCTCGGCCGTGTCCTTTAGCATTCCCTTTGGCCTGGACAGCGACGTGGACGTCGTGATGGGCGGAGCCATCACCCGCTCGGTCAGCTCTGATAATGTGGCCCCCGGCCAGACCATAACCCGCGTGCCCTACACCCCCCCAGAGGACCTTAGTCACCTGCTCAGCAAGCCCCCCGCCCCCCCCGGCTCCCACAGAGGTTCCTGGGCCACCCAGAGCTCCTCCGTGGTGCCCATGCTGCTGAAGGAGAATGGcctgggagagggggatggggatggggagctGCCCACCATCGAGGAGGCCCTGCAGATCATACACAACGAGGACAAGATGGAGCCCCGGCTCCACCCTGACGGGGCGGCCGACGGATTCTTCCTGCACTCTCCCGACGACCCGGCCAGCACCAGACGCAACGGCCGCGCTGCTCACTCCTCCCACCCGCCTAACCCCATACCCCTCAGCTGCTCTGCCCCGTCCAGATCTGGGATGATGTACCACCCCCACCTCCCCATGGGGGGCAAGACGCAGGCACCCAGGGAGCAGGCCTCCTCCACCCCCTTTTCCCGTACCCGACACACCTCGGAGGGCTCGCGGGACGACGACTCGGTGCTGAGGGACGGGAGCGTGGACTCTGACGCCTCTGAggacctccttctcctccccaatGCCCAGTCCACCCCTGCCACGCCTGCTGTCCACACCAGAAGCTGTGGAGGGGGAACGGACGCGCCGGACAGTGGCGTGAGGATGACCAGCTTCGCTGAGCGCAAGAAGAAACCGTCGACAGTGGGTGTATCACCTAATAGCAGCAGCGAACCGGTCGCCCCGGCAGCGACGGCTCCGATGACCAGCTGGGTGGTCCAGCCCCAGAAGTCGACAGAGGAGAGCCCCAGTAAGAGTCCTGGATTAACCACCGAGATGTCCGAGCTGGGAGCCCGGCTGGACGAGAAGAGGAAGGCCATCGAGGCCCAGAAGAAACGGATTGAGGCCATCTTCGCCAAGCACCGCCAGAGACTGGGCAAGAGCGCCTTCCTGCAGCTGAAGAAAGAGCAGGGAgtgggggaaagagaagaggaggaggaggaggaggggggccaGGTTAGCACCTCCTCCACAGAGGAGGACCTCAGGGGGCTGACGCTAGAGGAAAGGCTGGCTCGCATGGAGGACGAGGAGCAGCAGGAGGTGCAGCAGCAGGAGAAACGGCGCCTCTCACTGGAGCAGGAGGGGAATATAAAACCTTCATCACACCTGGACAACAAGCAGGCCTCCTTACCCAGAAGGGAGAAGGGTGCAGGTGCGGCAGGGCCAGGAGGAGAGCAGGTCGGAGTGGTAGCGCGTCAGCCAGCGCCCTTGGGGGACTACAACAATGCTGTCTCAAAGCTGAACGCGGCGCTAAGCTCCCTGCAGAGCGACATGCAGCGCCTCTCCGAACAACAGAACCAACTCATCAGGAAGAAGCCTGCCGCTCCCGCCGGCAACAAGTCCTGGGTGATCCCGCCCAGTCTCAAATCCTCGGCCCCTCCCCCGACTCGCATGTCCCGCGCGTCCACCCCCCGCGACCTCGCCTCCGCCTCATCTTCCCCCTCGTCGTCCCGCCGCAACGCAGCCAGTCCCGCCAGAACATCCAAGTCACCCCAGGTCCAGCGCCGGGCTCAGTCGGTGCCTCCCAAGAGCCCCAAGCACCAggccacccactaccaccacgcCCGCCCCCAGGACCTCAAAGTGCCGGGCCTGTCGCGCGTCC ACCCCCCACAGAATGTGGACACTATCCCCCACCTGCGCCGCG TCCCCTGGCAGTGCCGGGACCAGAACTCCTCCACCTTCAACATCAGCTCTGCCCCCAGCCCTGCCTCAACCCCAATCCCCTCCCCCGCCCCAACCCCCACCCCCGGGCCC TCGCTGGCCCTGGATGACAACATGTCGGACGCCGGCTCCAACGAGGACCAGAGCATCTTCAGCATGGACCTGGATACCGCCACATCTCAGGCCTCGGGGAGAAAGGAGCAAGGGGGTGGTGGGAGTTCGGGGGCGCCCTCCGAGTGCTCGTTTGAGAGTGACGTTCCAGCTGCGGGGGTGTTTAATGGTAAGCGCAGCAGCCTGATCGAGATTTCTCTATCGGCCTTGTGCGGGGACGAGGATGACCTGAGTGTCATGGACGACTCCATGAGCGACGTGACCGAACCCGAGATGAAGGGAGGGGTCGGCTTCTTCTTTAAG GATGATAAGGTGCGGCCGGAGGACGAGATGGCCCAGAGGAAAGCAGCCCTGATGGAGAAACAGCGGAAGAGGGCGGAGGAGATGAAGAGACGCAGACTGGAGCAGGAGGAGAAGCGAGAGAAAGAGCATGCGAT CCGACCTGAGTGGTTTAACATCGAGGGCTGGGGAGACAAGTGTGGTGGCAGTGGTGAGGACCGGCCCCGGACCCCCGGTTCTCCCCCATCGGAGAGCACGACCCAGCGGAGAGACACCTTCACCAGGCAGGAGTACGAGCGGAGGCAGCAGCTGAAGATCATGGAGGATCTAGACAAGGTGTTGCGGCAGAAGCCCACCACGGTGCGCGGCGTGAAGAAGCAGAGACCCAAGACCATGTTCCGGGACGACTCGGTGCTTTCCCGCAGCCCCGCCAAGGGGTTCATGG GCTCCAAACTCAACAAGGTCTATTCCCACTCTACCATGAACCTGTCCTCTATGGCTAACGACACTGGCAACAGCGGGACACTGACCGTCAGGAAATCTCCCAG CCGATCTCACTCCCCCTCAAGGCTGATGTCACCGGGACGAATAGCCAATCAGAACGGCGAGAAGGACTGGGAGAATGCCTCCACAGCCTCGTCTCCCGCCTCCATCCCAGAGTACACCG GGCCCAAGCTGTACAAGGAGCCCAGCTTCAAGTCCAACAAGTTCATCATCCACAACGCCATCTCCCGCTGCTGCCTTGCTGGCAAGGTCAACGAACCGCAGAAAAACAAGATCGTAGAG GAGATGGAGAAATGCCAGGCAAACcacttcctcatcctcttccGTGACTCCAGCTGTCAGTTCCGGGCCGTCTACACCATGAACCCAGAGACCGAGGAGATGGTGCGCCTAACGGGCATCGGGCCTCGCGTCATCAGCCCCGCCATGGTGGAGTCCATCTACAAGTATAGTTCGGACCGCAAACAGTTCACCACCATCCCGTCCAAGACCATGTCCATGAGCGTCGATGCCTTCACCATCCCTGGGCACCTGTGGCAGAGCAAGCGCCCGGGCACCCCCAAGAAGCTGGGCACCCCCAAATAA